In a single window of the Pandoraea pulmonicola genome:
- a CDS encoding heavy metal translocating P-type ATPase, with the protein MTQNWSVGIEGMTCASCVTRVEKALRRAPGVASANVNLATETAAVEAAPDVAPATLLGAVEAAVNDAGYQVAEQTFELAIGGMTCASCAGRVEKALRNVPGVLEANVNLATERAAVRGVRGVVDVAALGAAVEKAGYEASPVADPAQATPAGEGPTWWPVAVAALLSLPLLLPMLLEPFGVHLMPPPWVQWLLATPVQFWLGARFYRAGYKAVRAGSGNMDLLVALGTSAAYGLSLYEWWRAPAGSMPHLYFEAAAVVITLVLLGKWLEARAKRRTVEAIRALAALRPEAARVLRDPKDAASETTVPLSQVKVGDWVVVRAGERVPVDGVIRDGASQLDESLLTGEPLPIDKDEGDTVVGGSINGAGTLRVETTAVGADTALARIIRMVEDAQAGKAPIQRAVDRVAAVFVPVVVLIAIVTVIAGWALGLGLEASLLNAVAVLVIACPCALGLATPAAIMVGTGAAARQGILIKDAEALELAHRVNVVAFDKTGTLTEGKPRLVAHLPAEGTSADTLLRWAAAVQSGSSHPLATAVTAAAEAAGLAATIPTASDIVALPGRGMRAHIEIVEAVSGEVGGGAEDAKRGTHALQLGNARLLEELGVSQGALASEATRLAGEGRTVSWLVETAAQGGEGGARLLGLLAFGDTLKATARPAIERLHALGVRCVMVTGDNAGSARAVADALGLDEIHADVLPEHKAEVIAQLKRDGAVVAMVGDGINDAPALAAADVGIAMGSGTDVAMQTAGITLMRGDPLRVADAIDVSRRTWSKIRQNLFWAFAYNVVGIPLAAFGLLSPVIAGAAMALSSVSVVSNALLLRRWRPSQDGAVAASALTGVAADTGSASTSRLPGHKVNGA; encoded by the coding sequence ATGACTCAGAATTGGTCGGTCGGTATCGAAGGCATGACTTGTGCGTCGTGCGTGACGCGCGTGGAGAAAGCGCTGCGGCGCGCCCCGGGTGTAGCCAGCGCCAATGTGAACCTTGCTACCGAGACGGCGGCCGTGGAAGCCGCGCCCGATGTGGCGCCCGCGACATTGCTTGGCGCTGTCGAAGCTGCGGTGAACGACGCGGGATATCAGGTTGCGGAGCAAACGTTCGAGCTGGCCATCGGCGGCATGACGTGCGCGTCGTGTGCGGGACGCGTGGAAAAGGCGTTGCGCAACGTGCCGGGCGTGCTCGAAGCGAACGTCAATCTGGCGACGGAGCGCGCGGCAGTGCGTGGCGTACGCGGCGTCGTGGACGTGGCGGCGCTCGGCGCGGCGGTCGAGAAGGCGGGCTACGAAGCCTCGCCCGTGGCCGATCCCGCGCAGGCGACGCCGGCCGGCGAAGGGCCGACGTGGTGGCCGGTGGCGGTTGCGGCCCTGCTGTCGTTGCCGCTGTTGCTGCCGATGCTGCTCGAACCGTTCGGCGTGCACCTGATGCCCCCGCCCTGGGTGCAGTGGCTGCTCGCCACGCCGGTGCAGTTCTGGCTCGGTGCGCGGTTCTATCGTGCGGGCTACAAGGCGGTGCGCGCAGGCAGCGGCAATATGGATCTGCTCGTGGCGCTGGGCACATCGGCTGCCTACGGCCTGAGTCTGTACGAATGGTGGCGTGCGCCTGCGGGCAGCATGCCGCATCTGTATTTCGAAGCGGCGGCTGTCGTGATCACGCTGGTGCTGCTCGGCAAGTGGCTCGAAGCGCGCGCGAAACGCCGTACCGTGGAAGCGATTCGCGCGTTGGCGGCGCTGCGTCCGGAAGCGGCGCGCGTGTTGCGCGACCCGAAGGACGCGGCAAGCGAGACCACGGTGCCATTGAGCCAGGTGAAGGTCGGCGACTGGGTCGTCGTACGTGCAGGCGAACGTGTCCCAGTCGACGGGGTCATTCGCGACGGCGCCAGCCAACTCGACGAGTCGCTGCTGACCGGTGAGCCGCTGCCTATCGACAAGGACGAGGGCGATACGGTCGTGGGCGGTTCGATCAACGGCGCGGGAACGCTGCGCGTGGAGACGACGGCCGTCGGCGCCGATACCGCGCTCGCCCGCATCATCCGCATGGTCGAAGACGCGCAGGCCGGCAAGGCGCCGATTCAGCGTGCGGTCGACCGTGTCGCGGCCGTGTTCGTGCCGGTCGTGGTGCTCATCGCCATCGTCACGGTGATCGCCGGCTGGGCGCTGGGGTTGGGTCTCGAGGCTTCGCTGCTCAACGCGGTGGCGGTGCTGGTGATCGCGTGTCCGTGTGCGCTGGGGCTCGCGACACCGGCCGCGATCATGGTCGGCACCGGTGCGGCGGCGCGACAGGGGATCCTCATCAAGGATGCCGAAGCCCTGGAGTTGGCGCATCGCGTGAACGTCGTGGCGTTCGACAAGACGGGCACGCTGACCGAGGGCAAGCCGCGTCTCGTGGCGCATCTGCCGGCAGAAGGCACGAGCGCCGATACGCTGCTGCGTTGGGCGGCTGCCGTACAGTCGGGCAGTTCGCACCCACTGGCAACGGCGGTGACGGCAGCGGCCGAAGCGGCGGGGCTCGCCGCGACGATCCCGACAGCGTCGGATATTGTCGCGTTGCCGGGACGCGGGATGCGCGCGCATATTGAAATTGTGGAAGCCGTGAGCGGCGAGGTTGGTGGAGGCGCGGAAGACGCCAAGCGTGGCACGCATGCGCTGCAGTTGGGTAATGCGCGCCTGCTCGAAGAGTTGGGCGTTTCTCAGGGCGCACTGGCATCGGAGGCGACTCGACTCGCGGGTGAGGGGCGTACCGTATCCTGGCTGGTCGAGACGGCAGCGCAAGGTGGTGAGGGCGGAGCGCGATTGTTGGGGCTGCTGGCATTCGGCGATACGCTCAAGGCCACCGCGCGGCCGGCGATCGAACGCTTGCACGCGCTGGGCGTGCGTTGCGTGATGGTGACGGGCGACAACGCGGGGAGTGCACGCGCTGTTGCCGATGCGCTCGGGCTCGACGAGATCCACGCCGACGTGTTGCCCGAACACAAGGCCGAGGTGATTGCGCAGCTCAAGCGCGATGGCGCGGTGGTCGCGATGGTCGGAGACGGCATCAACGATGCGCCGGCGCTCGCTGCGGCGGACGTCGGCATTGCGATGGGCTCGGGGACCGATGTCGCCATGCAGACGGCGGGTATTACGCTCATGCGGGGCGATCCGCTACGCGTGGCCGACGCCATCGACGTCTCGCGACGCACCTGGTCGAAAATCCGTCAGAACCTCTTCTGGGCGTTCGCGTACAACGTGGTCGGCATTCCGCTGGCGGCGTTCGGGCTGTTGAGTCCGGTGATCGCCGGTGCCGCAATGGCGCTGAGCAGCGTGAGCGTGGTAAGCAACGCGTTGTTGCTGCGTCGCTGGCGTCCCTCGCAGGACGGTGCCGTCGCTGCATCGGCGCTGACGGGGGTGGCTGCCGATACGGGATCGGCATCGACGTCCCGTTTGCCCGGGCATAAGGTGAACGGCGCATAA
- a CDS encoding DUF3563 family protein, translating into MFAALFEVVNTWFETAERRRREAFLAESKDIIELEQRIRALETAGY; encoded by the coding sequence ATGTTTGCCGCCCTTTTTGAAGTCGTGAACACTTGGTTTGAAACTGCTGAGCGTCGTCGTCGTGAAGCGTTCCTGGCTGAGTCGAAGGACATCATTGAGCTGGAACAACGTATCCGCGCACTCGAAACCGCCGGTTACTAA
- a CDS encoding DUF4810 domain-containing protein gives MNRKFSIGRAAAALVAGGVLLTGCATPNKPLYAWESYQPQVYEYFKGESKEAQIIVLERDLEKMKAGNNAAPPGYHAHLGLLYASVGKPDKMVEEFQTEKQLFPESAGYIDFLLKNKTPEAKQ, from the coding sequence ATGAACCGCAAGTTCTCTATCGGCCGTGCCGCCGCGGCGCTCGTCGCCGGCGGTGTGCTGCTCACCGGCTGCGCCACGCCCAACAAGCCGCTCTACGCCTGGGAAAGCTACCAGCCGCAGGTCTACGAATACTTCAAGGGTGAGTCGAAGGAAGCCCAGATCATCGTGCTCGAGCGCGATCTGGAGAAGATGAAGGCCGGCAACAACGCCGCGCCGCCGGGCTATCACGCGCATCTCGGCCTGCTCTACGCATCGGTCGGCAAGCCGGACAAGATGGTCGAGGAATTCCAGACCGAGAAGCAGTTGTTCCCGGAGTCCGCCGGCTATATCGACTTTCTCCTCAAGAACAAGACCCCGGAGGCCAAGCAATGA
- a CDS encoding CsgG/HfaB family protein, with protein sequence MLAAGVLGGCATESSRSVQVAKVESASRPYVGVRTPIAVGKFDNRSAYMRGVFSDNVDRLGSQAKTILITHLQQTQRFNVLDRDNMAEIRQEADIKKTQQTLKGADYVITGDVVEFGRKEVGDKQLFGILGRGREQVAYAKVNLNVVNIATSEVVYSSGGAGEFALSNREVIGFGGTAGYDSTLNGKVLDLAMREAVNNLVAGIESGAWTPGK encoded by the coding sequence ATGCTCGCCGCAGGCGTGCTCGGCGGTTGCGCCACCGAGAGCTCGCGTTCCGTGCAAGTCGCCAAGGTCGAAAGTGCCAGCCGTCCGTATGTCGGTGTACGCACGCCGATCGCAGTCGGCAAGTTCGACAACCGTTCCGCGTACATGCGCGGCGTCTTTTCCGATAACGTCGACCGTCTCGGCAGCCAGGCCAAGACGATCCTGATCACGCATCTGCAGCAGACCCAGCGCTTCAACGTGCTCGACCGCGACAACATGGCCGAGATTCGTCAGGAAGCCGACATCAAGAAAACCCAGCAGACGCTCAAGGGTGCCGACTACGTGATCACCGGCGACGTGGTCGAGTTCGGTCGCAAGGAAGTAGGCGACAAGCAGCTCTTCGGCATTCTCGGCCGCGGCCGCGAGCAGGTCGCCTATGCCAAGGTCAACCTGAACGTGGTCAACATCGCCACGTCGGAAGTCGTCTACTCGAGCGGCGGCGCGGGCGAGTTCGCGCTGTCCAATCGCGAGGTGATCGGCTTCGGCGGCACTGCGGGCTACGACTCCACGCTCAATGGCAAGGTGCTCGACCTCGCCATGCGCGAAGCCGTGAACAACCTGGTCGCCGGCATCGAGAGCGGCGCCTGGACGCCCGGCAAGTAA
- a CDS encoding DUF799 domain-containing protein → MIVRLCKWISVAALAAVMTGCAMHQAKPYDYTAFKESKPKSILVLPPLNESPDIDATYSVFSQVTAPLGEAGYYVLPVALVDESFRQNGLTVAGDIHQVNPAKLREIFGADAALYIKITQYGTKYMVVDSATVVTVTADLVDLRNGAKLWSGAASASNNEGGNNSGGGLIGMLVTAAVKQIINSVSDAGYTVAGTANARLLSAGRPNGILYGPRSPKYGTD, encoded by the coding sequence ATGATCGTCCGTCTGTGCAAATGGATCAGCGTCGCGGCGCTGGCTGCCGTCATGACCGGCTGTGCCATGCATCAAGCCAAGCCGTACGACTACACCGCGTTCAAGGAGAGCAAGCCGAAGTCGATTCTCGTGCTGCCGCCGCTCAATGAGTCGCCGGACATCGACGCAACCTACAGCGTGTTCTCGCAGGTCACGGCGCCGCTGGGCGAAGCCGGCTACTACGTGCTGCCAGTGGCACTCGTCGATGAGTCGTTCCGTCAGAACGGTCTGACCGTTGCCGGTGACATCCATCAGGTGAACCCGGCCAAGCTGCGCGAGATCTTCGGCGCCGACGCCGCGCTCTATATCAAGATCACGCAGTACGGCACGAAGTACATGGTGGTCGACAGCGCGACGGTGGTGACGGTGACGGCCGATCTCGTCGATCTGCGCAACGGCGCCAAGCTGTGGAGCGGTGCGGCAAGCGCCTCGAACAACGAAGGCGGCAACAACAGCGGCGGCGGCTTGATCGGCATGCTGGTCACGGCCGCGGTCAAGCAGATCATCAACAGCGTGTCGGACGCCGGTTACACGGTCGCTGGCACGGCTAATGCACGACTGCTGTCCGCCGGCCGCCCCAACGGCATACTCTACGGCCCGCGTTCGCCGAAGTACGGGACGGACTGA
- a CDS encoding endonuclease/exonuclease/phosphatase family protein, with translation MLPNMNSLHIASYNIHKGFSAFNRLRVHELRAGLEGLAPDLVFLQEVQGMHRRHAMRHTNWPVQPQHEFLAGAMWSDHAYGRNVVYDHGHHGNAILSRYPIVRSDNHDITTYSFEKRGMLHCEIAVPGLSQPLHCLCVHLSLAGPGRRRQFEMLTERVADAIPGDAPLIIAGDFNDWSNQADRLLAEKLALTEVFQNSAGRPARSFPSGLPLLRLDRIYARGFHIEGAQVLHGRPWSRISDHAPISARLVPSDGDRAKMNGSYPPSFNPRSPQ, from the coding sequence ATGCTGCCGAACATGAATAGTCTGCATATCGCGAGTTACAACATCCACAAGGGCTTTTCCGCGTTCAATCGCTTGCGCGTTCACGAATTGCGCGCGGGGTTGGAAGGACTGGCGCCGGATCTGGTTTTCCTGCAGGAAGTCCAGGGCATGCATCGGCGGCATGCGATGCGGCACACCAACTGGCCGGTGCAACCGCAGCACGAATTTCTGGCGGGTGCCATGTGGAGCGATCACGCGTACGGACGCAATGTCGTCTACGACCATGGGCACCATGGCAATGCGATTCTGAGCCGATATCCGATCGTCAGATCGGACAATCACGACATCACGACATACAGTTTCGAGAAGCGCGGCATGTTGCATTGTGAGATCGCCGTGCCGGGGCTGTCGCAGCCGTTGCATTGCCTGTGTGTGCATTTGTCGTTGGCGGGGCCCGGTCGTCGGCGGCAATTCGAAATGCTCACGGAGCGCGTTGCGGACGCCATCCCGGGCGATGCTCCACTGATCATTGCCGGCGACTTCAACGACTGGAGTAATCAGGCGGACCGGTTGTTGGCGGAAAAGCTGGCGCTGACTGAAGTGTTTCAGAACAGCGCGGGGCGTCCCGCCCGCAGTTTTCCGAGCGGATTGCCGCTTTTACGACTTGACCGCATCTACGCACGCGGCTTTCATATTGAAGGGGCGCAAGTTTTGCACGGGCGCCCTTGGTCACGGATTTCCGATCATGCGCCGATCAGCGCCCGACTTGTGCCGTCGGACGGCGACCGCGCCAAGATGAACGGTTCGTATCCGCCGTCGTTCAACCCTCGTTCCCCTCAGTGA
- a CDS encoding Nramp family divalent metal transporter, whose amino-acid sequence MPLPTTATAPFCPAEVKGSIVIDARESRWTKLKRFAGPGLLVAIGYMDPGNWATDIQAGSQFGYSLLWVVALSSLAAIFLQMLAARLGLAAGRDLAQASYDRYGRTGRVVQWITAEISIIACDIAEVLGCALAFKLLLGVPLAWGIVLTALDTMIVLGLQGKGFRQIEAIVFGLIGTMAFCFVVQVAMVPPDWHAVAAGLVPGAPSHDRRDAIVLALGIVGATIMPHNLYLHSSVVQTRRVTGGKRGHLHDTLTLVRIDTWVSLVLAMCVNGAILILAGSAFHASGQTNVTDIEQAYRLITPIAGSAAAFLFGIALLASGQSSTLTGTIAGQVIMDGFLHLKIPCYQRRLITRGLALVPALIGVLWLGDGSLGKLLVWSQVLLSLQLPFAVWPLIRSVSDPRMMNGNAIRWPAQVVAWTLFTVITATNLLLIFGLD is encoded by the coding sequence ATGCCGCTGCCGACTACCGCCACTGCCCCGTTCTGTCCCGCCGAAGTCAAAGGCAGTATCGTCATCGACGCCCGCGAATCGCGCTGGACCAAACTCAAGCGCTTTGCCGGCCCGGGGTTGCTCGTCGCCATCGGCTACATGGACCCGGGCAACTGGGCGACGGACATTCAGGCGGGCTCGCAATTCGGTTACTCGCTGCTCTGGGTGGTGGCGCTCTCGAGCCTCGCGGCCATCTTTCTCCAGATGCTCGCCGCGCGGCTCGGACTGGCGGCCGGACGCGATCTCGCCCAGGCGAGCTACGATCGCTACGGACGCACGGGACGCGTCGTGCAATGGATCACCGCCGAAATTTCGATCATCGCCTGCGACATCGCCGAAGTGCTCGGTTGCGCCCTCGCCTTCAAACTGCTGCTGGGCGTGCCACTCGCGTGGGGCATCGTGCTCACCGCGCTCGACACGATGATCGTGCTGGGTCTGCAGGGCAAAGGTTTCCGTCAGATCGAAGCCATCGTGTTCGGGCTCATCGGCACGATGGCTTTCTGCTTCGTCGTGCAGGTCGCGATGGTGCCGCCCGACTGGCATGCCGTGGCTGCCGGCCTCGTCCCCGGCGCGCCAAGCCATGACCGGCGCGACGCCATCGTGCTGGCGCTGGGCATCGTGGGTGCGACGATCATGCCGCACAACCTGTATCTGCACTCGTCGGTCGTACAGACCCGACGCGTGACCGGCGGCAAGCGCGGTCACCTCCATGACACCCTCACGCTGGTACGCATCGACACATGGGTCTCGCTCGTGTTGGCGATGTGCGTGAATGGGGCAATTCTGATTCTTGCGGGTTCGGCCTTTCATGCGAGCGGCCAGACCAACGTCACCGACATCGAGCAGGCCTACCGGCTCATCACGCCGATTGCCGGCAGCGCCGCCGCGTTCCTCTTCGGCATCGCGCTGCTGGCCTCCGGACAGAGCTCGACGCTCACCGGCACCATCGCGGGGCAGGTCATCATGGACGGCTTCCTGCATCTGAAGATCCCGTGCTATCAGCGGCGGCTGATCACGCGCGGCCTGGCGCTCGTGCCCGCGCTGATCGGCGTGCTCTGGCTCGGCGACGGATCGTTGGGCAAGCTGCTCGTGTGGAGTCAGGTGCTGCTCAGCCTGCAACTGCCGTTCGCGGTGTGGCCGCTCATCCGTTCGGTGAGCGATCCACGCATGATGAATGGCAATGCGATCCGATGGCCGGCGCAAGTCGTGGCATGGACGCTCTTCACGGTGATCACCGCCACCAACCTGCTCCTGATCTTCGGCCTCGACTGA